The sequence below is a genomic window from Streptomyces sp. NBC_00289.
TTGCGGATCGACCCGTCGGAGCCGACGGTCCACTTCTGGTTGTTCTGGCCGTTGCAGGGCCAGGTGATGACCCGGGTGCGGTTGGCGGTGCCCTGGTTGTCGGCGTCCAGGCACTTGTCGCCGAAGACGCGGATCTCGCCGCCGGCCCAGGTGGTCCACAGCTGGTTGGCGGCCGTGTGGCAGTCCCAGATGAGTGCCGTGGCGCCGGAAGCGGTGGAGGCGTTGTCCACGTCCAGGCAGCGGCCGGACGCGTTGCCGCGCAGCCGCGAGGTGGTGGCGGCCTGCGGGCTGCCACCGCTGACCCGAAACACGGCCACGCCGTGCGCGGGGACGCTCGCGGAAATTTGCCCGGCCGTGCTCGACGTGCCGCCGGTCCACAGGTCGGTGAGGGTGAACGGCCCGCCGGACAGGCCGACTTGTCCCACGTTGGTGGTGACCGTCGTCGTGTCGCCTCCCCGGTTGAACAGGCCCACCGCGACCGAGCCGTCGGACATCCGTTTGGCGAACACCTCGGTGCTGCCGTCGTCGCGCACCCTGCGCCCACCCGCGCCCAGCTGATCCTGGTTCACCGCCAGCAGACGCGGGTTGCGCAGGATCGCGCTCACGTCGGCTGACATGGTTCGGATGTCGTTGCCGGCCATGAGCGGTGCGCCCAGCAGTGCCCATAGGGCGAAGTGCGAGCGGGACTCGGTCAGTGACAGGCCGGGGCGGCCGACGACCAGCATGTCGGGGTCGTTCCAGTGACCCGGGCCGGACTGGGCCGCCAGCGGCGCGGTGACATCCAGGACGTTGCCGACGCCCATCGGATAGCTGTTGGTGTTGCCGTTCTGCCAGATGTCGAGCAGGTCCTCGGTCGTCCGCCACAGGTCGGCGACCTCGCCCCAGTTGTACGTGGCGCCGGTGATGGCGTGCAGGCTGTTGGGGTTGATGCTGTAGACGATCGGCCGCCCGGTGGCGCGCAGGGCGTCGCGCATGAGCGTGAACCGCGCGACCTGTTCGTCGCGGGTACCGCTGGAGGAACACCAGTCATACTTCAGGTAGTCGACGCCCCACGACGCGAATGTGGCGGCGTCCTGGGCCTCGTGACCCCTGCTGCCGGTGGACCCCGGGTAGCCGCCCGTGGCCTGCGCGCAGGTGCGCTCGCCCGGCACCTGGTAGATGCCGAATTTCAGTCCCTTGGCGTGGATGTAGTCCCCGAGCGCCTTCATTCCGCTCGGGAACTTGGCCGCGTTGGCCCGGAGGTGGCCCGACGCGTCACGCTGCGGGTCGAACCAGCAGTCGTCGACCACCACGTACCGGTAGCCGGCTTCCCGCATGCCGGAGGACGCCATCGCGTCGGCGGCCTGGTGAACCTGCGCCTCTATGATCCCGCACCCGAAGCTGTTCCAGCTGTTCCAGCCCAGCGGCGAGGTGAGCGCCGGGCTGCCGGGCGCGGCCGAGGCGGTGGAGTGGGCGGAAGCGGTCACGGCCGCGGTGATCGTCAGCGCGGCCGCCGCGAGGAGGTGGAGCAGCCGTCCGCCTGATCGTCTGGGCACCAAGTGCTCCCTTTCCGGAAGGGCGCCATGGGAGGGTGACGGGAAGATCGATGTCACGTCCATGACACTAAGGTTGGTTCGAAATTTCGTTGACCGTTCGGAAACTGTGAGCCTCTCGGATACTAGGGAGGCGGTCGAACATGTCAACACCCATGGCCGAACCGCCCCCCACGATCCGGCCAGGCAGGCCCACGGAAGGTGCCGTATTTGCACTGCCTGGGCAACTGGCCAGCGGCGACACGAAATCAGACGTCTTCTTCGAATGTTTCGAGACTACTGACGATTCATGCGAGGGGTATTGACGGGATTCACCGGCCCCCTATCATCCAGATTGCTCGACAAGCCGATCCTTGTTCGATATCTCGTATACGAGTAGACGCTTCGCGCGAACCAGCAGGGCACCTCCGGACCCCTCCCACCATCAACGGCTGGGCCACAGAAGGAGAACGCCACACGTGCAGATGTCATGGACTCATCACCTCCTGTCCCGTCGCCGCGCGCTCACGACTGCCACAGGCCTGGCCGCCGTCACTCTGCTTCCTCCGACAACGGCCTCCGGCACGGCTTCCACCCAAGCGCCGGCCCTCGCGACCGCGGCGGCCTTCACGAACCCGGTGATCTGGCAGGACTTCGCGGACATCGACGTCATCCGCGTCGGTGACACCTTCTACGCCTCGGCCTCGACCATGCACTACTCGCCGGGCGCGCCCGTCCTGCGTTCGTACGACCTGGTCAACTGGGAGATCGCCGGTCACTCGGTGCCCGTGCTCGACTTCGGCGCCAAGTACGACCTGAACGGTGCCCGCGGCTACGTCCGAGGGATCTGGGCGTCGTCGCTGGCCTACCGGCCGAGCAACAGGACGTTCTACTGGCTCGGCCAGATCGACTTCGCCAAGACGTACCTCTACACCGCCACCGCGGCCGAGGGGCCATGGAACAGGCTGACGACGATCAACACCCCCTACTACGACGCGGGGCTGCTCGTCGACACCGACGACACCCTCTACGTGGCGTACGGGAACACCACCATCAGCGTGGCCCAGCTCTCGGCCGACGGCCGCAACCAGGTCCGCACGCAGCAGGTGTTCACCGCTCCGTCGAGCGTCGGCACCCTCGAGGGCTCCCGCTTCTACAAGATCAACGGGCAGTACTACATCTTCCTGACCCGCCCCGCGAACGGCCAGTACATCCTGAAGTCGTCGAGCGGCCCCTTCGGCCCCTACACGATGCGGCAGGTCCTCCTCGACCTGCCCGGGCCGATCCCCGGGGGTGGAGTCCCCCACCAGGGCGGGCTGGTGCAGACGGGGAACGGCGCCTGGTACTACCTGGCTTTCGTCGACGCGTACCCCGGTGGCCGGATGCCCGCCCTGGCGCCGGTCACCTGGACCGCGGACGGCTGGCCGGTCGTGCAACTCGTCAACGGCGCCTGGGGCACTTCGTATCCCAGTCCGGCCGTTCCCCCTCCGCCCCGCCAGACCCCCCCCATGACCGGCGTCGACACCTTCGACGGCACAACCCTCAAGCCGAGATGGGAGTGGAACCACAACCCGGACAACACCAGTTGGTCGGTCAACAACGGCCTGACCCTGCGGACCGCGACCGTCACCAACGATCTCTACTGGGCCCGCAACACCCTCACGCACCGCATCCAGGGCCCCACCTCCACCGCCACGGTCCAGCTCGACCACACCGCGATGCGAAACGGCGACCGGGCCGGACTCGCACTGCTGCGTGACTCCTCCGCCTGGATCGGCGTCAAGCGCGACGGCGCGGGGACGCGCGTGTCCATGGTCAACGGGCTGACCATGGACACCAACTGGAACACCACCGGCACCGGCACCGAGGTCGCGAGCGCGGCCGTCTCGGGCAGCCGCGTCTGGCTGCGCGCGAGCGCGGACATCCGTCCCGGCACCGGACGCCTCGGCACCTTCTCCTACAGCACCGACGGCGCCACCTTCGCCCGCCTCGGACCCGCCTTCTCCCTGGGCAACGACTGGCGGTTCTTCATGGGCTACCGATTCGCCCTCTTCAACCACGCCACCCAGGCACTCGGCGGCGCGGTCCGCTTCACGCGGTTCGAGCTGACCACGCCCTGAAGAGGTCCACCGATCGCACCACGCAACCCCCCACCCCACGAGGAGAACCATGAACCCTCTCAAACGGCTCGGCTGTCGCCGAACCTCGATCCTGGGCCTGCTGGCCGCGACCGTCCTGGCGACACCCGGGACCGCGACCGGCGCGCCCGACGCCGTCCGGGCCTCCACCCTGGGCGCGCAAGCGGCCCAGTCCGGCCGGTACTTCGGAACCGCGGTGGCCGCGGGCCGGCTCGGCGACCGTACGTACACCGGCATTCTTGACCGTGAGTTCAATATGGTCACGCCCGAGAACGAGATGAAGTGGGACGCCACCGAGCCGTCCCGCGGCTCGTTCAACTTCGGCCCCGGCGACCAGATCGTCAACCGCGCGACGTCCCACGGTCAGCGCATGCGTGGCCACACCCTGGTGTGGCACTCCCAACTGCCCGGCTGGGTCAGCTCCATCAGGGACGCGAACACCCTGCGATCCGTGATGAACAACCACATCAACACCGTGGCGAACCACTACAGGGGAAAGATCTACGCCTGGGACGTGGTGAACGAGGCCTTCGCCGACGGCGGCAGCGGCCAGCTCCGCAGCTCGGTCTTCCGGGACGTGCTGGGCAACGGCTTCCTGGAAGAGGCGTTCCACACGGCCCGGACGGCCGACCCAGGGGCCAAGCTCTGCTACAACGACTACAACATCGACGACTGGAACGCCGCCAAGACCCAGGGCGTCTACCGCATGGTGCGCGACTTCAAGGCACGCGGCGTGCCCATCGACTGCGTCGGCCTCCAGGCCCACTTCGGCGCCGGTGGTCCCCCCGGCAGCTTCCAGACGACGCTGTCGAGCTTCGCCGCCCTCGGCGTGGACGTCCAGATCACCGAACTGGACATCGCGCAGGCGTCACCGACCGCGTATGCGAACACGGTCAGGGCCTGCATGAACGTGGCACGCTGCACCGGCATCACGGTCTGGGGCATCCGCGACAGCGACTCCTGGCGCAGTAGCGAGAACCCGCTGCTGTTCGACCGCAACGGCAACAAGAAGTCGGCGTACAACGCGGCGCTGACGACACTGGGCGGCACGCCCGCCACCACGCGCGGCGCCCCTGACGCCACCGCCCTGCCCAGCAGGTACTCGTGGAGCTCCAGCGGCCAACTGATCGCACCGAAGCCCGACTCGACCCACAACATCGCCGGCATCAAGGACCCGACGGTCGTCCAGTACAACGGCAAGTACCACGTGTTCGCCAGTACCGCGAGCTCCTCCGGCTACAACCTCGTCTACCTGAACTTCAGCGACTGGTCCCAGGCCGGCTCGGCCACCCACCACTACCTGGACCGCACCGCCATCGGCTCCGGCTACCGGGCCGCGCCGCAGGTCTTCTACAACGCGCAGCAGCGCCTGTGGTATCTCGTCTACCAGACCGGCAACGCCTCGTACTCCACCAACCCCGACATCAGCAACCCCAACGGGTGGAGCGCACCCCGCAACTTCTACTCGTCGATGCCTGACATCATCCGGCAGAACATCGGCAACGGCTACTGGGTCGACATGTGGGTGATCTGCGACAGCGCCAACTGCTACCTGTTCTCCTCCGACGACAACGGACACCTCTACCGCTCGCAGACGACCGTCGGCCAGTTCCCGAACGGTTTCACGAACACCGTCATCGCACTGCAGGACTCCAAGAACGCGTTGTTCGAAGCGAGCAACGTGTACAAGGTGCAGGGCAGCAACCAGTACCTGCTCCTGGTTGAGGCCATCGGTTCCGACGGGCGGCGCTACTTCCGCTCCTGGACCTCCGCCAGTCTCGCCGGCTCCTGGACGCAGCTCGCCGCGTCCGAGAGCAATCCCTTCGCCCGGGCGAACAACGTCAGTTTCCCCGCGGGCGCGTGGACCCGGGACGTCAGCCACGGCGAGATGATCCGCGCGGGCTACGACCAGACACTCACCATCCCCGCGTGTCGGCTCCAGTACCTCTACCAGGGCCTGAATCCCAACGCGGGCGGCGACTACAACCTCCTCCCGTGGCGGCTCGGCCTCCTGACCCAGACCAACTCGACCTGCTGACCGACCAGGCCCGTGGGGAGCGCTCCCGACGGGAGCGCTCCCCACACTCACCGCCGACCACCGGACGCATCCCTGCCAGAGAACCGAGGTACCGTCATGCGCCGCAGACTGCTCGCCCTGGCAGCAGCGCTCTCCTCGCTGCCGCTGACGCTCGCCGCCGCACCGTCCGCCCACGCGGCGGATCCGACGACGATGACCAACGGGTTCTACGCGGACCCCGACTCCAGCGCGAAGCGATGGGTGGCCGCCAACCCCGGCGACGGCCGGGCACCCGCGGTCAACGCCTCCATCGCGGGCAC
It includes:
- a CDS encoding ricin-type beta-trefoil lectin domain protein, whose translation is MPRRSGGRLLHLLAAAALTITAAVTASAHSTASAAPGSPALTSPLGWNSWNSFGCGIIEAQVHQAADAMASSGMREAGYRYVVVDDCWFDPQRDASGHLRANAAKFPSGMKALGDYIHAKGLKFGIYQVPGERTCAQATGGYPGSTGSRGHEAQDAATFASWGVDYLKYDWCSSSGTRDEQVARFTLMRDALRATGRPIVYSINPNSLHAITGATYNWGEVADLWRTTEDLLDIWQNGNTNSYPMGVGNVLDVTAPLAAQSGPGHWNDPDMLVVGRPGLSLTESRSHFALWALLGAPLMAGNDIRTMSADVSAILRNPRLLAVNQDQLGAGGRRVRDDGSTEVFAKRMSDGSVAVGLFNRGGDTTTVTTNVGQVGLSGGPFTLTDLWTGGTSSTAGQISASVPAHGVAVFRVSGGSPQAATTSRLRGNASGRCLDVDNASTASGATALIWDCHTAANQLWTTWAGGEIRVFGDKCLDADNQGTANRTRVITWPCNGQNNQKWTVGSDGSIRNAHAGLCLDAGRAGTTNGTPLVLWSCNGQANQKWTRA
- a CDS encoding glycoside hydrolase 43 family protein codes for the protein MSWTHHLLSRRRALTTATGLAAVTLLPPTTASGTASTQAPALATAAAFTNPVIWQDFADIDVIRVGDTFYASASTMHYSPGAPVLRSYDLVNWEIAGHSVPVLDFGAKYDLNGARGYVRGIWASSLAYRPSNRTFYWLGQIDFAKTYLYTATAAEGPWNRLTTINTPYYDAGLLVDTDDTLYVAYGNTTISVAQLSADGRNQVRTQQVFTAPSSVGTLEGSRFYKINGQYYIFLTRPANGQYILKSSSGPFGPYTMRQVLLDLPGPIPGGGVPHQGGLVQTGNGAWYYLAFVDAYPGGRMPALAPVTWTADGWPVVQLVNGAWGTSYPSPAVPPPPRQTPPMTGVDTFDGTTLKPRWEWNHNPDNTSWSVNNGLTLRTATVTNDLYWARNTLTHRIQGPTSTATVQLDHTAMRNGDRAGLALLRDSSAWIGVKRDGAGTRVSMVNGLTMDTNWNTTGTGTEVASAAVSGSRVWLRASADIRPGTGRLGTFSYSTDGATFARLGPAFSLGNDWRFFMGYRFALFNHATQALGGAVRFTRFELTTP
- a CDS encoding non-reducing end alpha-L-arabinofuranosidase family hydrolase encodes the protein MNPLKRLGCRRTSILGLLAATVLATPGTATGAPDAVRASTLGAQAAQSGRYFGTAVAAGRLGDRTYTGILDREFNMVTPENEMKWDATEPSRGSFNFGPGDQIVNRATSHGQRMRGHTLVWHSQLPGWVSSIRDANTLRSVMNNHINTVANHYRGKIYAWDVVNEAFADGGSGQLRSSVFRDVLGNGFLEEAFHTARTADPGAKLCYNDYNIDDWNAAKTQGVYRMVRDFKARGVPIDCVGLQAHFGAGGPPGSFQTTLSSFAALGVDVQITELDIAQASPTAYANTVRACMNVARCTGITVWGIRDSDSWRSSENPLLFDRNGNKKSAYNAALTTLGGTPATTRGAPDATALPSRYSWSSSGQLIAPKPDSTHNIAGIKDPTVVQYNGKYHVFASTASSSGYNLVYLNFSDWSQAGSATHHYLDRTAIGSGYRAAPQVFYNAQQRLWYLVYQTGNASYSTNPDISNPNGWSAPRNFYSSMPDIIRQNIGNGYWVDMWVICDSANCYLFSSDDNGHLYRSQTTVGQFPNGFTNTVIALQDSKNALFEASNVYKVQGSNQYLLLVEAIGSDGRRYFRSWTSASLAGSWTQLAASESNPFARANNVSFPAGAWTRDVSHGEMIRAGYDQTLTIPACRLQYLYQGLNPNAGGDYNLLPWRLGLLTQTNSTC